Below is a genomic region from Medicago truncatula cultivar Jemalong A17 chromosome 3, MtrunA17r5.0-ANR, whole genome shotgun sequence.
TGTCTGCAAAAACTTTACTTTCAAAGAATGTCGGTAACAACTGCATCTTCTTTGTTCTCTGTAGAAACATCAGGAATAGCATCAGTATCTGCTGCAGCAAAGGACTCTTCTACACCACCCAAATTGGCACTGTTGCTTTCTTCTTGGCTTTCGTCCACTCTATAATATACCTTTggaaattttcaaattcaattagcAATTCACATTTTGCAATGAAGtgcaaatgaaattttttaactcattttcaaattcaattagcCATTCACATTTTACTATGTCAAACCCAACTTTGACATGACAAATCATCATATTTTTTCTAACTTTTCAGCAAAATTAATTCACATTGTTGCAGAGAAAAAGAAATGGTGAGCTAAACTTTTGCAGTGTTCAAAAATAAACTTTTCTCGCTTGACATTCTTTTGTTATTTAACCAATGTTCTAAAATTCtattttagcttttgttaaagTGTACAACTAACatacaaaaatttaaatgaaaaggGATCAGATCACATACCACACAGGTACGAGGTGGGGAGAGGACCTTGAAGGAATTGGGCCGATTATTGAAGTTTGTTTCAGGAACTCCTGGTATGCCTTCTGGGGATGTGAAGTGGTCTGCATCATGCCCCACCTAGGAGTGGAAAATGGTCAGCTTCATATACACGCAAAAATGACGAGGAACGCATATAGTCAAGAGCCATAGAATAATAGTAACTGAGTTGAAGTCTACCACTTACAGGGTAAAATCAGGACAacttatatgatttaatttgcATGTTGGTCCTCCAAAGTTACACATGTTGCCTCATTATTAGATCTCTAAAAATTTCGATCGCCAatttaattcttcaaaaatCTAAAGTCTAAACTGTGGTAATCAAATTTTTGGAGGCTAATGCAGCATTGGGGACGACAACTATAACTTTGAAGGACGGACTTGAGGGACTATGCTTATAATCTAATACCAGAAAGATCAGGGCTCCTTACTCTTCCATGTCCTCCAAATTCTCGAGCATCACTATCCAGTGCAACTCTGTATTTCCCAGGCAAGTCACACCCAATTTTATACCTGTATGTTCAATGTTTCATCAAAATCATGTGTGTTTACTAGTTACTATTACAGAAATGTTATATAAAAACTTCACgtaaaaccaaacacacaaccCGACACAAATAAATTACCCGCACACAAAAGAAAGTTTAACACATTGCATACCCTTTGTATGTATTCTCTGGATGAAAATTGAACACAAACACCAGATCACCACGTTCAAAGACTATAacctataaaagaaaaaacataagcaTTTAATTATAGCACAGAGTTATGCTTGAAATCAACTAGGAGTAGACAATGGCTTGTTCATTCATTTTTAAGAAAAGCCTTCCTCATACACCAGTGTATATATACTAGGATGTAGTCTATTTTAATCTGTCTTGGTATAAGAAAATCTGAAAATCTCTGAATTGTCTGGTAGTAAAAAATGTCACATTAGGAATGAGCGTAGTACAATCATTTGGGGGCATACTTACCTTGTCTTCATTGTTAGTGCTGCTCACAATCTGTTTTGTTGATGCAAGGAATGAGAATTTATCATCAAGCATATTCATTGCTCTGTCAAATGCATTCATGAACTGCACAAGTTCCAAAAACAGAAATACAACATTTATCTTAATGGCAAGCAATAAATTGCAAGAATGCATGAGAATACAAAGAGTTCTGTAGAAGGGGAAACAAGGAACTAAAATACAAAGAGTTCTGCAGAAGGGGAAACAAGGAACTAAACAAATTAAGGCCACAGAGTTGAATTATGTACCACTCAGAAATAAGCAAAATGACAATTGCCATTTCACACAGTATTCTATTCTGAGGATAATGGAgatcataaataattaaacttgCGGAAAAGTCCCAACCAAGAAATGAAGccacaaaagagatatcaatattCTGTAACGAACAAATATACATGCACGCACACTACCTTGTATCTCAGGTGATCTGTATCCACAAGATTCCACTGACGCCTGCATTTCTCATAACTCCATCCATTGCCTTCTCTTGGGAAATCAATCCACTCCGGATGGCCAAACTAAAAATGACATTGCGAATATGATTCAACAAATGATAACATGGTCAACAACTATAGCAATGAGAGTGAGATGCTTCAAAATATCCAGAGTATGTGCTTTGAAAGCAAATAATGTATAAATATTCTTCTAGCTAGAAGAAGCAACCCATAAACCTAAAGAGGAAACATTCAGTTGTCCGAAACTTGACATTACATAACACAAAATATGTAAAATGAACCTTGACTACAAGGTGGTAGTTGTAAGTCTTCACACTTCACGGGTATGCAGCCTACCTAGTTCCGAGGCCTGTGAAATCATAAGATATACTCTCTTTCAACCTCTCCTCCTATTTATCAGCAATATGCTGGAACTATAGCAGCTAACAATCTAATCAACTAAATACCTCTGCCACTAGTAGAGTAACAGTCACTAACAGACACCAAACTAATAAACACCCAACACATTGTCGTGCAAGCACCACCTCTAGCAAATCCATTTTTCATCAGCAAGTTGCATTTTATTCAATAAGATAAATATCAGGTGAATCATACAGTAACAGGGAGCAACGGTTTTTTGGGTACAAGAGTAAATCAGTATGCATACCTCATTGCCCATAAAATTAAGGTAGCCCTCTCCACCTAATGCCATGGTTAAGAAGTGTATAATCTGAAAAAGATTAAGATAGCAATGACTACAAGGCAATAAAAACTACAGGTCTCATTAGCAGCTTCACAattcaatttatgattttgtacATGTATGTAGTCCAGAATATTTAATGGTCTGATAAAAACCTTGTGAAGAGCAATCCCTCGGTCAATAGTAGGAGAAGCATCAGTCAAACAAGACATGCTAGAATACATTTCTTCATCCATTAGTAAAAATGCAATAGTCTTGTCCCCAACAATGGACTGCCCAAGAGAAAAACTATAAGACGTTGACAGTGCAGGCAGgcaaaaacaattcaaaaacaatttcttGATTGCATGTCACCTCTAGTTTCCATCATTTTTCTGTTCACAAATTTAACCAAAACTAAATTCTATATTATTTCCAACACAAAGGCATCACAAATACTCAACACAAAATGACAAAGATCATACTTGGTCGTGGCTTTCAGCATAAGCGACACATTTCTCAGTGTATCTCCTATTTGTCAAATTCGAAGAAATCTCCTTCATTGACCATTCATAGTCTTTCTTGTTCTTCACGTAGTCAATCCACTTATCAGGGATAGCCATGGCTAGTCGATAGTCAAAACCAATTCCCGCCTCAAAAACTGGTCGGCCGAGTCCAGGCATGCCAGAAACATCTTCAGCAATGACAGTTGCATCTGGCAAAATATTATGGACCAGACAGTTGGCCAGCATCAAATAGACAACAGCATCCACATCAGTTGATTCACTAAAATATTCATTATAATCCCCTGTAAATGCCATGTTGATTCCATGATGATGATACAGCATTGACGTTACTCCATCAAATCGAAATCCATCAAATTTGAACTCATCAAGCCACCACCTTAAATTAGATAAAAGGAAACGAAGAACTTCCCAGTTGGCATAGTTAAAAAGTCTACTATCCCATAATTTGTGGTAGCCTCTACCCCCGGTGTGAAAGTAAGATTCTTGTGAACTTTGGCCCACATCAAAGCCATTGAGTCCATCGGTAATATTATTACTAGCATGACTATGGACAACATCCATCAAAACATGCAAACCTAGGCTATGGGCCTTATCTATCAGATATTTAAGATCTTCGGGGGTTCCAGATCTACTACTCACAGCAAAGAAGTTTGTTACATGATATCCAAATGATGCATAATAGGAATGCTCCATCACAGCCATCAGCTGCACTGTATTATAGTTATTTTCCTGAATACGTGGCAAAATATCATCTGCGAATTCTCTGTAAGAGTTTATGCGGGGTTCAGAGCTACTCATTCCCACATGAGCTTCATATATCCGTGGAGCTTTGGGCTTCGGTGGACGGGGATATTTAAACTCATACCTGCAGAACAAAAAAGAGGATGCACAAACATCTGAGATAATTTCATCCAAACTTGATCAAGACTGGAGTGAAAAGAACATTGGTACCAAGTAGATTACAAAACGCATGATAATCTGGACATGGTTAACTTATTTGCAACAGCTACATATAACGAAGTTGATATTTTCCTAGAAAACTAAACCCAGAACAACAAGTTTCTTGTTTATGAtcagagagaaaaagaaataaaatatgacTGCATGTGGTGGAACTCATGATAAAACACATTTGAAATCATTGTTTGTtgattcatcaatcataatttgaataaacaattttaaataactATATTTGATTGGATCTTGACATAATTCACTAGCAATCGAATTTAATTCATTTGATAAGAAATCATACTTCACGTCATATTTGCATTTCATGTATGACTCAAAGATGAAGGTTCATTTATAATTCAACTGAAATAGTCATGTATATTTTGATCCAAACTTTATAAccaattaattcaattaaataatttttttgaaatgagtTCAAGTTATtcctaaaaacaaataaattttcaaaactttcAGAAGTTATTTGCGTGATTTAAAAGTCAGCTAATATGTGGCATACATTAGAGTCCCTTTTAGCATTGATATTTCAAATGCAATGTCTTTTTTTACTGAAGATGACAATTCAACAGACATTCTACATATGTAAATAATGGGACCTTTCTGAAAGTGGTGGATCCCAGTAGACACCGTCGTAGGGTGCGGCAAATCTGGAAGGATCGACAGTGGCATATTTAATCCAAGCGGGGATGCGATCAACCCAAAATCCATCGCTATGTTTGAACCTAAACTTCACTCTTGAATTGTGAGGTATAACTGGGTTTCCATCAGCATCAGGGATCTTAATGCTCCATACACCAAACTGGTCTTTTTCCATGTGATGGTTGGAACCATCCCATCCATTAAAATCCCCAATAATTTGTGCTTCTCTTCATTGAAAAGATTCAAAAtcagaaaggaaaagaaaagatagTTAAACAGTGACAAATGAAGTTGACTAACTTGTATCCTTTGAGATAACTTACTGAGCAGCAGGTGCCCACTCACGGTACACAATGCCATCTTCTTCTCTGTTAAATCCAAATTTCAGATAACCTAAGATGTGGGAAATAAAATTATAAGGAAACATTATATTAAAGATGTAACTAAAATTAATCCAACAAATTAGTAAGGTGTTTTAATAGAAATCAACCCAGTTGACAGACAAATGACTTTGTTTTCAAGAGGCTGATGTGTCCAAAAACATAATTGATCATGTAGTATGATTATCCTAAGTTGACTTGTGCATGCCAGATAATGTAATATGATTATCAAACAAAGACACGGCCAAGTACTAGTTGAGGAATATTTCATCATTATTGGTTTATCATGGACATATAATTTGCAGTTATGACCAAAACCTTCGCAGTTGTCTAATCTAGTAtgcatatttatatataagaaatGAAACAATGCCAATTGTCAACAATTATAATCACCTTTTGCAAATTCCTCAAGACCTCCTTCATAATCTTCAATGAGCTTTTTCTGATCTAGATACTTCTTCAGTCTATATTTGAAGTGATCTTTGAATGGTTTTAGGGATGAATCGACATCCAAGAGGCCTATGTTTTCAAAGTCTTCTTCAACTGATGACATTGTTGACTTGTCATCTGTCATAACGGCTACACCCTTGAAACCAGAACTGACCTAATAGTGGGAAAGCACACTGACACAACTTATTCACATGCAGcatatttacatataaaaactatcatttttcttttaaacatgCAGCAAACTAGTAAGACTATAGTCAAAATgtttcatattattttcattaatttcCTTCGATCATTTGCTAGAGAGGAAATCTGTTAGCAGCAGGATCGAACCCTGAACCTGCAGTGTCCCAATCCATACCACCACGCTAGCCCCTTGGGGACCAGATACTCAAAGTttgttaacaaaataaaaaattaagtcaaTGGCATATTCAAAAGAAATCAAACATTGTAAGATATACCTTCTGATATATTGATCCAAAATGGAACACCTTACATCCATTATTTGGATTCTGATAGACAAGTGCCAGTTGTACCGGCTTTTGCGTGACAAGATGCTGCTTATTTGTTGAGGTCTGCCAAAAGAAAGGAATGAAAGTAAGTAACTATACAGATCCAAATTATAAGCACAAAtgtttgtttgagttttacTCTACGTGTTTGTGGCAAGTAAAATTAAGCTCGGaacctcttataaaaaaaaataaaaaaaataaaaaaaaaaaaaaaactgaaatattaCGTGGTGAGTGGTGGAAGCAATGTTGAAGGAGGAAGAAATGAGAGGATTAAAAGCGAAAGAGGAAACCATCTGAGATGAAGGAAGGTTCAGGTTGAAGCAGTGTCGTTCATGAGTGTTGAAGAATGGAATGGAGGGTTTAAGAagctattatttgatttgatcatTGTCGTGTGAATTATTAATCGTAATCGTCCTTTTCAATGGTAGAAGAGTACAAAGAAGAAACAGAGTAAAGTGAAGTACTAGTAAAGGATATTCTTCTCCACTTGAAGAAGTAAGCAAGCAAGCAACGGCGCACGAATCTCCATCTGTTCCAATTGTACACCCCCACCCCCctcttctacttcttctcacagccgttccattttttattttattttaaacttttttgtcTTAACTCTGCCATTAGGAGAAGGGACTAAAATTGATAAGAATAGAAGAAATTCTATATATAAAATTGtaacattattaaaaaatttatgtgcaaattaagaaaacaattctaatggaaaaataattgt
It encodes:
- the LOC25490305 gene encoding 1,4-alpha-glucan-branching enzyme 1, chloroplastic/amyloplastic, whose translation is MVSSFAFNPLISSSFNIASTTHHTSTNKQHLVTQKPVQLALVYQNPNNGCKVFHFGSIYQKVSSGFKGVAVMTDDKSTMSSVEEDFENIGLLDVDSSLKPFKDHFKYRLKKYLDQKKLIEDYEGGLEEFAKGYLKFGFNREEDGIVYREWAPAAQEAQIIGDFNGWDGSNHHMEKDQFGVWSIKIPDADGNPVIPHNSRVKFRFKHSDGFWVDRIPAWIKYATVDPSRFAAPYDGVYWDPPLSERYEFKYPRPPKPKAPRIYEAHVGMSSSEPRINSYREFADDILPRIQENNYNTVQLMAVMEHSYYASFGYHVTNFFAVSSRSGTPEDLKYLIDKAHSLGLHVLMDVVHSHASNNITDGLNGFDVGQSSQESYFHTGGRGYHKLWDSRLFNYANWEVLRFLLSNLRWWLDEFKFDGFRFDGVTSMLYHHHGINMAFTGDYNEYFSESTDVDAVVYLMLANCLVHNILPDATVIAEDVSGMPGLGRPVFEAGIGFDYRLAMAIPDKWIDYVKNKKDYEWSMKEISSNLTNRRYTEKCVAYAESHDQSIVGDKTIAFLLMDEEMYSSMSCLTDASPTIDRGIALHKIIHFLTMALGGEGYLNFMGNEFGHPEWIDFPREGNGWSYEKCRRQWNLVDTDHLRYKFMNAFDRAMNMLDDKFSFLASTKQIVSSTNNEDKVIVFERGDLVFVFNFHPENTYKGYKIGCDLPGKYRVALDSDAREFGGHGRVGHDADHFTSPEGIPGVPETNFNNRPNSFKVLSPPRTCVVYYRVDESQEESNSANLGGVEESFAAADTDAIPDVSTENKEDAVVTDIL